The genomic stretch TGTGCAGTAGGTTTGTTCGGTAGCTCACGCAGTATGGAGTTGCACTTAAATGGTAAAGAGCTTCGGTATGAATCCACGGTTGcatcaacaaatgcatttttatatcagttttgcatttgttaacactatcaggTAGGTTTGGAGTTGGGTTTGGTATAGGGGGTATTTCCAACACGATAGATCATTAACTTTTAGCGACACCCCCCAGATATTTAGATTTTGAACTGCCGCAAAATGTACCTGAAGCAActtaataaaaacacagcaatacgtgcctatatcaatgtaaaaaaaaaaccttggcagGTTCACATATTGAACCTGTGTTTTAGCGCCACTAAttagacatttcactttgaaactgcCACATAACGTGCATTAAGGTACGTAATAATAATGGTGTTGTAGAAATTTATTTAGAGGCACGTATTTTTAATGAACCTAGGTTGCTACTTAATCAACATATGCCAGTGCTACACTGTTTGGAACCAAAACTGGAACTACAGCTGCTTTTAAGAAGCATAGCAAGGCTGAATGAAAACCTTGAaggtaaaacatacatttttaacttcaaaatacTTTCTTGTTTCCCAGCTTAATATGTGGAGATGACTATAAGTTAGTCATCTGTAAATTACCTCAACAAGTGTAATAATGGAAACATACTGACCTTCCTGATGCTCCATTATTAGCTCAACAAATTGTGTGAGTTTAGGGGCTGGACTATTTGTGCATTTAGCCAATTACAGATTGAGGGAGTGTTCAAGGAAACCtgcatacaaataataattattttcatgtggtGGCACTAGCAGCAGAGAAGTTAAGCagaaataaatgcacatttatataATAGGCAATCTACAAGAACCTGGCTCACATAGCCAGATTTGATTTGTAACCACGGCTGACATTCAGCATGACGCAGGGACTTCATTAAGCACTTCATTAAAAGCTTACACATCCTGGGGTTCTAGAGCACACAACATGCCATCTCTCTGCAGTCAAGATGAATTAACATCGACTTGTTCATGCTCAAAACAAAACCAAAGCTGCCACACTGCAAAGACACACTTGCCTTTCTGCAAACACATCATTTTATTCATACAGATGAATTTATTGACCCTAAAAAGGTTTCATTTATCCACCAAGTGTGCACCTGGACAAAGTTGTGGAGATGAGCACTAAGATTGGTTCAACAAGGAGCTAAATATATAGTATGCACTTCCAGGACTAGTTGTCAAATAAGTGACACATTGCTAAGTGAAGTtataatatatagatatttttcatATGTATTTTCCTTTAGTACTTTTAGTGGCTGTTCACTAATTAGCATCTTGTGCTTTAGCTGTTAGCACAGACAAAGCGTCTATGGAAAGTTGTTTATGAGTCATTCCCTTTTAAGCCCCGACGCTATTTTAAACAAGTAGGCGAGCAATACTTTTGCTATCCCATAAGGCTACATGAGCTAAGGAGATGACAGATTGGAAAAGTCAAGGGGAAAAAAAGTTGGTGCAGAACTGCTAGCCAgtgtacaatattattttttcattgacTGCTCAAAAACACTGTGTTTAGCACTTTAGCAGTTAGCATGCTGATCTTTAGTCGTTAGCACAGTAAATAGTACAGTAAATGTTGGAAATCGTCTCTTTGAGTCAAATCTCTTTAAAATACTGTTGCTATGTTAAACAATTAGGCTAGCAAAACTTTCTACTCCATAAGGCCACAGAAACTAAGGAGACTAGATAGGCTTGATAGACTAGAAATGGCTTAGAACTGCTAACTGATGTTGCCATGTCCTTTGCTAAGTCTAGCTAtttttgaatgtaaaataaatcacCCCCAACAACATGTTCAATCAAGGACCATATGAACCCAAGACCAGGCAATAATACAAGCCTTCATTAAGACCAAgtagtcattttttaaaataagcagCTCTGCACATCCATATTCTCGATTTGCCATCAGCAAGTGGGTCTACCTAGCTGCAAGAGAAATCTGAGCAGTCACCatgcattgtttgtgtgtgtgtggggtggggggggggggacccCCTACTGTCGGCAGTGTCTGTCTTTGTTTGTATCTTTGGGTTGGCCTGTTTGCTTCTGGGAATGTAATGAGCATTTCATAACACAGCCAAGCATTCTGTCCCACGATACATGCCAGAGTAACGCTGGGAGAGTCGCCAGAGAAAATGAAGCCATCACTATTGCAGAATCCAGGCTACGGCAACAGGGTGCCATCGGCCAAAAGCACCATGTGTTTCCGCAAGGGGCCATCTGTCTGCTTTATGACTGGCTCATATTCTGTAATCAAGCTTTCGGGATGCTCTCGGTCCAGCGTGACAACACATAATCCAGCTGTCTCATAAAAGCGTCCTTTAGGTGTGAGGAAATTGCACAGCGAGTACATTGACTGTGCTTCTTTTGTGCTGTTGTCTTCAGAGAGCAGCTAACAAGGAAACTCATCGCTTAATCAAATTCCCAGTGGCACCGTGAGTGGTGTGCATTGTTCAAATGAAGACACACCGTGTAATATTTACAGAGGAGCTCAACACCATCAGGGCAGGGAGGAATTGCCTGGCAAAAGCAAACATTATAAAAGAGACCCCATTTCTGAGTTTTTTTCCCCTCACCATGATGACAGAATGAGTCAGTGCTTGGAGTCAATGgctttgttgaacctttcaaaatCTGAGCTGCAAGCAAAAGCAATCTGGATGAGCCCCACAGACAGATCCCAAgggaagaccttgtctcctagacagTCATCGGGACAAGCCCACAGAACTAGATGAGCCCTCCGCACAATTAACTTTGCTGCAGCATGGATCAACCTGCTGGttctctcaaggttttttttctcctttctgtcaccaatggagttttggttcacTGCCACGGTCAACTCTGGTTGATCACACAGATACCATTTCAACTGAATTGAGCTGGACGATCACATCAGTcgattcaatgatgaactgcctttaactgaaaattgagtgtttaaTATTATCCTTTTGCATTGAAACACTATtttgatactgtaaagctgctttgaaacaatctgtattgttaaaagcgctttataaataaaagtgacttgatttGACTCTTTGATGAGGCCTAGGGATTGTATACAAGGTCAAAACTATGTCGCTGCATTTACACAGAACTTGATTACGCAGTCTTAGTGAACAGCAAAAGCCCAGGGTAGACTGAAATCTATACTGGTTCTGGTCATGGACCCCAATTTCCAAGctgtcacaaataaataaatgcccctCTGGTAAAAAGCAGATTAGGTAGATGTGGTGTAAGTCCTGAACAGGAAAACTGGGAAACAAGAAGAAAACCAGTTGCATGAAAGGAGACTTTAGAAACCTACTTCTATCAAGGGGACCATCCCGGCCACCTAATAAACTGCTACACATTATATGGAAAAGCTGCTAAGCAAACAATATACAGATGAGCTACTGCATCTGTTGAGAGTCTCAAGTGCCCAACCAGCAGACAACTCGCAATCCCATAATGCCTCAGGAGGTGACAGATTCTGTTGTGAATCTAAGGAGATAACAAAATCGCTATTGGGTGAGATCTCATCCCCCATCCCCAATGCAAGATCAAACACACAGTGCATTATTGTGGTATCTTGTTATAGTTCATCAAAAGAGTTTCTTTGCATATTATTGGAGTCTTCCATTTCAGaatctttcactttcattttccaactgatgaacaataaaaaaaattgacagccaatcagaatgcatcTCAATGTAAAGAGCCTGAGCATTGAAACACTTTAATGTTAACTTAAAATGTTACTGCGTTGTTGTTAGCTTGAGCACATTTCTCCCTTCTGGCTACGTAGTACGCTACACCTTGCTACGTTTTTCAGTATGAACACACTACAAAACAGAGTAGAGTTGTTCAGAAACAAGCAAAATGGAATCAGTTAGAAGGCGGATTAACTGAAGGGTAACTAAAAGCAAAGACTAGGAAATCTGTAGCTTGACCATTTTAGCTTCAGTAATAATGTTATGTAGAAGACAAACACTTTCATGATTAAGCagctttaaacatttttcttacagGTGTAAATATTAAAGCTACCAAGAAATTTCTTCCACAGCAACAAACAAGTAAACTGTCAACTTAAGTTAAACAAGGGAGACTGAATAGAGCGTTTTTGTAAGTTTGCTGCAAAAACATTGTCCATCGCCATTGTTTGCTAGCAGGACTAGCTAGCATAGATTAAATTAGTCAATATGGCACTACAAAATGTTACCATTATTTGAAGTTTGAGGCTCTGGGTTGTTTTTCACGGTGCAATGATTAAAAACAATGTCAATATGATGGATGTAGTGTGTCCAAGAATGCTGCAAAAAAACTATTATGGCTAGCTAGCTAGCAGAGCTAATGATGCATTCTCCACACCTGTATACTTACCAAATTCAGCAAATGCTATAAAAGGACTATGAAAGTCCATGTATAAAAATTTTAAGGCTATAGCTCAGAAACTTATTGGATCTTACAAACAAATCCATAAAAATATGGCAGTGAGAAATTTACCATTCTAGAGTCAATAAGCAACACATTTATTTGGCTGTTGGAGCCCAGCAGGAACATAATGAGATGGGAGGTTTTTGAAAAAGGGCCTAGGCAATTTCCTTCACCTCCGTCCCTCGTGATACAGCAACATCGCCAGGCCATCTCCCAATGTTTACTTACAGAATGATATGATGATACACAATTGCAGAGAGCGCTGAAAGCAATCAGAGGGAAAAACTGCCGCGGAGGAGTGTAATATCAGTTTATAAAGAATGACACGCCACAGCCTGTCCAAGAATAGCATGGATTTATTGTTCTCCTTATACAGGTTTTGGGCTCTAGCATCCTGAGCactcagaaacaaaaaaaaaattttcaataaaataaatattggaaAACAAATCCATTTAAATCCTCATTTGCATGTGTATATTCTTTGCATATGTGTTTATGTGATGATGCTTCCAATATTTAAGTTACACACTGGAGATTTAGTCTTGCCCATTGTCCAAAAAGGGCTATATAAAAGCTTCTAAAACTAGCATGTTTGAGTTTGTCATAATGTCCTGATTTCATTAATATAAACAAGACAGTGCAGTCGCAAACATTCACGTTGAAAGCTTTGCTGCATATGCCACTCAAATGTGCGTATTTATGTAGATGGAAGGGGCAGCAGTGAGATTAATATGGCTATTTACATGGACTGAACAGAGGCCACACAATAGCCTCCTACGCCGTATGTAGATTCAGACAGTGAAGAGCCTGTCGTGGGTGGATAATGGCACGCGCATGTTCAGAACGACTGAAATGCATGTTTAGGTTTCATACTACAACAAGTTTTCCCAACCAATATTGTTCAGACTGACAACATCTCCCTCTTTTTTATAAACACActatataaaagaataaaaggtTACAGAAATAAGCTATTTCATGAAGCCTCCAGCCTACgcaattggttttattttattctattaccTCAGGCTCATGTACTTCTCCCGCCGTCCTGCTGGGAGGGTCCAGCCCACGGCACTTACATAAGGCAGTCGCTGGAGTCTGGACACGGCATGATTCATGTGACTGGATGAACTATGAACCCACTGCAGACACAATGGGTTATTTTTGTtaagttcattcaaaaatgaaaattgtgttatttactcaccctcatgttgctccaaatctCACTGGCTTCCTTCAAATGTACAaagaacattttaacaaaatgtcCAGGCTGCTCTTGTCCAGACttttaagcttcaaaaaggacGTTTCCACATTCTATGACTTTCTTGCAAAGGGGTATTTAAGTTTTTGTCCATTTAGCGCAAGTCAAAGGGTTTCATGCTAATTAAGGCTACAAAGCATTACATGTAAATTaggttttaatttaaacaaaaaagctAGAATTCCTCATCTGAATGCTAATCAGATTGTTTCAGTCTTGTTAAAAACTTTCACCCTGTTATATGCGTGTACCCGTGGGTTAAGAGTCCAGAGTGGTTTCAGATAGAACTGTGATTAGCCTTTAAAACTAATTTCAACTTTGCATCCACAAGGGATAGAGACACTCCAAATTAAGAAGTGCACAAAAACTCACAATAATTCTGTCAAAAAATGTTGCCCTCCTGCAAGTCACTTAGGGAGCCAACGGTGCCTTTATTAATTTGTCAAAACACTGTCAGCATGAAAGGAATTGGGTAGAGAAGGCTATGGTCCCTTGATAGGTTTGAGTAGTAAAACAAAAATAGGGCTTATTTGAGAAGTGCTACTCCACATTGAAATGGTTGATTGTAATTTTTCTTTGACAAGTGCATCATGACCGAGCCGAATTATTACTTCAACTTGAACTCTTCAACTTGGTTATGAAGCTAACACTGcattttaagcaattttatgATCTAATAAAGCGAGATAAATAATATAGTCTGTTAGACTGCTGCACGGCTTGAGAAACCAGAAAATGTGGCCTAAAATGAACCAATCTGACATAAAACTACAGTACATTTACTATATTTCAAtgcattgtgagatataaaagcaTGGTTAACTTAAGTTAGTATTTAACCAAAGTTTATAATTCTTTGCCATCTAAATGCTTACCAAGAAAATGCACTACAGAGATAtattattatgcaaatatttcacaataaaattaaatCCAACAGATAAATGGTTCAGAATATTTCCTTGACAATTCTTCGAGACAAATGAAGGGTCTTGGATGCTTTTAGAAGAGAAAAGTTTTGTGATCAAAGAGTTATTAAAGAGTTTTATTTCATTAGAAATGACTTGTGGTGAATGGACACTGATCTGAAGTGACAGATTTGTGCTGTTTTGATCAATAAATCTGGAAGATTGACAGGTCTGATTATGACAAGCACACGCAACAAGGGACAAGACAGAAATTAATTATTGATTACTATGAAGAATTGAAATGgggaaaaagcacaaaaaaatgcTCTTGGACAAAAATAAATGCCAAAAAAGTACACATTTTTGAGTGTAGGCATGGTATATCATCTAAtataatacagttaaaaaaacatGACAGAGAATTCAgaacagtgattttaaaacattctaaGGCAAAAAATAAAACGTCCTTTAACACGTTTGTTAAGGAatataatttgctgaaaatgtactcacccttaggTCATACAAGATGTAGAAGTTTTTCCATCAAAAaatgatttggagaaatttagcctaacatcagttgctcaccaaaggatcatctgcagtgaatgggtgccgtcagaatgagagtccaaacagctgataaaaacatctcaataattcacaagtaatccacacaactccaggtCATAATGTCTAATGACGTGAAACCAAATCCACActgtaaaaggaaaaaaaaatctgtagtttttacaaaatagttttggCTGCAGTGGTTACAAAGGCAaacaaaactgtaaacacatttacagaaCAAATGGTAAATTCTACAGTATAAACCTAATTTAATTTACTAACAAGAAAATTTGAagataaaccagtaaattcaacaacgtACACTGTTACTAAAATCTGTTTTGTAGCATATACTGACAACCATGATAATGCAGAAGGTAAAAGAGAAACTTTAAGAATCAAACTTCATATCAAGTAGATTTTTCACAAGCTGAAGTATATACTAATATAGAGTATGAAGCATAATATACTGTTTTAACgtatgcttgatctgtgcatatttctataCTAATTCAGATGCAGAAATCAGTATATTATGGATAAAAGACTGatctttaaaacactttaatgatggatttgtttcttataagcaTGCAACTTTTCGCTTCTTTAAGacattaattaatggactggatatgtgtggattattctgatgtttttatcagctgtttggactcttattctgacggcacccattcaatgccgaggatccattggtgagcaaatgatgcaatgctaaattactCCAGATCTGctccagtgaagaaacaaactcatctacctcttggatggcctgagggtgagcaaatgttcagcaaattttcatttctcaGTGAACTGTTGTGAGAGGCTtacatttaaacaacaacaactgaaagaCACAGACGCTCAATTAGACACATCAATTACTGAAGTAAACAATTCTTTCACTAAGTAATATAGCGTATTCGCCTAACTATAGGATGTTGACAAGAAACACATAAGCAGCAGATTCGAATGTGTTCAACTGTGTAGTCACAAAACGTAGGCCAAAAACTCACAAAGCAGCTATTTAGTCCATCACTAAATATCTTTGTGTTGTAGCATCTTTGTTCAACAGCAAGATCCTTTCATGTAGTGTGGTCGCAGTCAGAGGCCCTTTAATTAATGCTTCAGTCTGAATACTGAATACTCTCCCTGAGCTCAAACCTATCGATTGAACAGTTTGCAGTAGAATTGCAGAGTACTCTCTGTGGTGCTCATATAATATAATTACCTCTGGGATACAAAGGGAAAAACGGCTGCTGAGGGCGACGCTGGAAAAGCGAAGCATCACGGTATCGTCAGACAGCAGGGGATAGATGTCTCTGCGTAGATTAAAGAAGAGGGATGTGACAGCTGTGTGGTCTGAAGCAAAATCTTTCTGCGGCTATACATTAAACAGTGAAGCCTGTTGTGAATGTGTCAAGTTTAGCTGGAGAAAGCCTTGACTGGATGTGAAGTAACAGCTATAATTTTTGAGGGAGCGTTAAAATAcgtgtataaaatgtataatgtatttatacataatcATAACTTTCATATGAAATTCAAAAAACAAGATATGCtgtgaacgaatgaatgaatgcatggcTCCTGTAAGAACTTTCTCTTAACCTGCCAGATATACtaacaaacaaatgcaaaattgatTATTCTGGTCATTTCTCTGGAACCATATGAAAATAAGATTAACATATTGACTcctaatgctgtttttgtaatgtctattcaatgtttCCATGTCTTCATTTTGGGGCTTTTCTCAACAAATTCTACAATATGCCATTAACTGATCTAATTAAACAGCATACCGTGTGATTAATCCAATTAAAAACGCACTGACAGCcctacattaaaaacaaatggaATCATATTACAAGCACAGTCAGGGAGTAGGAGATAATCTATCTTAATAGCATTCAGGTCAGACAATGTGCTCTTCTTGCTAACACCCGTGTCATTCAAAGAAGGTGACAATGAGCCGGTGTCAGATTGTGCTGAGGGAAGGGGTTTGGTGTGCCAAAACACAGCAGGACATCTACGGACCTCGATGTTACGATCTTACATTAATCTAAGCATAGCTTCAAGAAGTAGAGCTTGTGAACCTACAATAAcgcatgaaaaaacaaaacaaaaaacaacatattGTATCGGCTCCGAATACACACACAGCCGACCTTTCAAAGCAATACATTAAAGGAAAAATCGAGTGATAGCTGATAGGGGATAAGGAGCTCCTAGTGCATAAGCGCTATTTCAGGCACACTAAAAACACGGCTCTCCCAAGCCTCAACCGTCCTCTCTTCAAAAAACGCCCGATAGCTAAGAAATCCCAGCAGGCCGTAGATCTGATATTTACTTTGAAGGCTTTTTTTCCCGTTCTTACCCCCCTCAGAATCTCTATTCTTCTCTCAAAGCCTTACATTTCACTAGGATTTTCCCTCACCGCGTGTTTCTGGCTGTGGGGTCAGCTCAGCTAACGTTAGGTCAGCTAGCAAGAACCGTTTTGATGGTTGGCCTGATTCGCGCCGTTCcttcacacatacatacactctTCCCCAACGCCTCACAACCGAATTTAATCTGCTTGTTTCATTTGCGAACTTGAGACTGTTCtttaaggcatttttttttctcatacacGCAACCGGAAAATTATTTCTTGTGGCGCAAGCAGCCGTTACGAGAGTCCTTGGCAACAATCCACCTCCTCTTCTTCTCATCAGGAGCATGAACGACATTCACCTTCAGCTCAAGACGGAGCCAGTGTAGGTGGTAGTTAGTGCCTTGAGGAGCGAGCGCTCACATACTCATCACAATCAAGTGTTTACAAGTTGTTTCTACCTCACCAGTGACGAAATGTTCATAAGTGGTAGGTTAATAATTGGAGTaaacaaataagtttaaaatatattaaaaacctctCAAGACTACATGTAACAGCTAGAGTTTCAATTTATATTTGAAAGACAGGAAATTTTCAACACTGCAAAATAGATACTCTGCATTTAATACAAGTGTCCCTTTAAAACCCAATTACATTCTGTAATTACGTGTGTACATAATGAAATTAATGGATTATAAAAAGatatacatgcatttgtgtgCACACATataattgttaatattttaaatatttgaaaattgttaatatttttattttcgtgTGAAATAAAAATTTGTGCACAAACATTTGAATTCTATGCATGGATTATAAACATTTTGCATTAGATGaattacaaatatgaaaaaacggatgtataatatttatatatgtagacGTTAGGCATGCATTTACAtgtcaatattttaagtttttataaactataaatataaaaaaaactgcttaaaatgtATGTACACATTATGCATGAGTGCATATGTAAATGTTTAAGATAATGAAAAGTATTGTAtggaataaaatgcaaaaaaaaaaaaacgaaaaaaaaaaaagatacttacGGTGCAAATGTATGGGTGCAAAATAATGTTCATTTTCATCgtattttttgtatgaaaaatattcaaatatcttCATATACATAGCATTTATAAGTGCATATATTTCACTAATTAAGTAgacattttatatgttttgcaTGTGTATGTATACAAACATTAAAGAGCACAAAAGCATAACTTTATAAGAACTCAATAATTCACTTACCCATTTAAAAATTCTCATAATATTTGATGCATCAAAACAATCCAAACCAAACCTATGTGAGCACCTGCCACCTATTGGCCAAACTGCATAGGACACTATGTAGAGGTCACTAACTAGATGTACTACAAATCCTTTTATTTGGCAGTTTaacactgaaaacacacacacacaacagatacAAAATTAAATGAAGGCAAGCAGCAATTTGGGAAGCCATCAACTGAGCCtgccagaaaaagaaaaaaaaaaaaagcccaagaacaaacaaacattctACAACTGTCGCAATATTCTTGATTTGCATACTAGCATTGGTACACACTGCCATCTTTAGTTCTCAGGAGGAACTAcctgaaaaaagaaacaagacttggaatatagagcTCAGATGAATGAAACGCAGTAAATAGGTGTTGAGCGAGTGAGGAGAACCGTACCATCTCCAAATCTTTGATCACCACGACACCTTTCTCTATTTCCAAGTCACTCTCAGTGTTATTGTGTGACCGGTATTCCTCGCTGTCCGACTCAACCGCGCTGGGCTGCAGGAGAAAAGGAGCATCCCGATATTCGGCACAAACAAGTGACGCTTACCAACAGGACTTCAGAAGGTAATGCAAACCTCATAGTCCGGATCAGCTGCGTGGTCTTCCTCGGCCAGCTCCTGATTGAGCGCCTCCACCCAGGAGTGCTGTTctacctcctcttcctcatccagGTCATCCTGTTTTCTCTTGCTGCCTTTGCCACAAGGCTTTGTAGGGGAACAACGCACCTCTAAAGCAGAAATAAAACCACACCTGGCTGCTTCTTTCCATATCTGAAAAGATATTTTATCTGAAGTAAAGGGACGAGCATACCAGGGGACACCGAACAGCCAATGCTGGTGCAGACTGGATAACCCAGAGCACTCTGGATGCGCCAGGGCAGGACGGCCAACAACAGCCGCGTGACCCTGTGAAGACGCTTCCGGACTGTTCTGCACTGCCTTTCTTTTGGGGAACCACTTGTTTCCTCCCGAGCGGGAGAGACGGACTTCACCGGGGTGGAGAACCCAAACAGCCACCACAAGCCACGGAGAGCTCGCATCTGAAGAGAAGGCATACTAGATTCAGAAAATGTCTATTCAAGTTACAGTATccaccttaaaaaataaaaaaacagaacagataAATAGTCCcttatgctgcttgatattgcaaacaaGGATATTTACATAGGGTTAAATTAAGTTATGTCAAGTAAATGTTAACTGGGAAAATAGGACTCAACATCTCACTTTAATTTGGTTTACCTTGACCAAATAAAAAGtgaacaaattaaaatgaaaacagaaaatagacaaattaaaacccatttaaaaatgttaattagaaACTTTAATAGGATCTcggtgatactaaaataacactgattacaAACTGGTATGTGTTACAatataattgtacattttttaacaCTGGTTTGCGACACTGGGTTTCTTCTGTGTGGCAAAATAAGGCAGactatttaaattaaactgaaaaggGAAAAGATACCATTAATATTAAGATTATTAAACAACCTCAAAACACTTTcgctatatatattttacatgagAAGAGACTACTAACAAACCTGTACCAGAATGCAgctttttcacaaaagtgaataaattataaattggTTGAACTAGCGGTTTAATTTTAGTATGCTACATCTAcagaacacactctctctccagtCTGGTGTTTAATGGTTTATCTGGTTTCCCAGTATGCAACAATGAAATGTGTCCATTGAGACCAGCAGACCACTTTAAGCTagttttatttacagtttaataagAGTAACATAAATGGCTtgaatatttaaaagataatGCCACACGGTTGTACTCCGAGCCAGGGTGCGGTTTGTAATCACTTTTCTAGTTCGCTAGAGAGTTACTCACAGTAAATCTGACTGGCCAAAACTGTGAAATCCGACAGAAGATGGCTGAAACAACTCCACCTCTCTTCGCCACAGCTTTCTTCTGTCGAGAACAAAAGTTTTGTCTGAACAAACGATATTTTTGTACGTatgaagacaaataaataaacaatttgtctCGGTGTGATAAATTTAATCAAGTAAACT from Carassius gibelio isolate Cgi1373 ecotype wild population from Czech Republic chromosome A22, carGib1.2-hapl.c, whole genome shotgun sequence encodes the following:
- the LOC127942484 gene encoding uncharacterized protein LOC127942484 isoform X1 codes for the protein MHGCLLIGSESRFRSRWISSDSIEMTSQCSYPVESEEFEGQEKKAVAKRGGVVSAIFCRISQFWPVRFTMRALRGLWWLFGFSTPVKSVSPAREETSGSPKERQCRTVRKRLHRVTRLLLAVLPWRIQSALGYPVCTSIGCSVSPEVRCSPTKPCGKGSKRKQDDLDEEEEVEQHSWVEALNQELAEEDHAADPDYEPSAVESDSEEYRSHNNTESDLEIEKGVVVIKDLEMVVPPEN
- the LOC127942484 gene encoding uncharacterized protein LOC127942484 isoform X2, which codes for MHGCLLIGSESRFRSRWISSDSIEMTSQCSYPVESEEFEGQEKAVAKRGGVVSAIFCRISQFWPVRFTMRALRGLWWLFGFSTPVKSVSPAREETSGSPKERQCRTVRKRLHRVTRLLLAVLPWRIQSALGYPVCTSIGCSVSPEVRCSPTKPCGKGSKRKQDDLDEEEEVEQHSWVEALNQELAEEDHAADPDYEPSAVESDSEEYRSHNNTESDLEIEKGVVVIKDLEMVVPPEN